GACTACTGGCAGGAGGGCCTGCCCCGGCTCGACGGCGTCGAGTTCCGGTTCATCCCCGAGGAGTCGGTGAAGCTGACCAACCTGCAGTCCGGCGACGTCGACTGGATCGACACGGTCCCGCCGGAACGACTCGAGCAGCTCGAGGGCGACGACGACGTGGTGGTCGGACGCGTCGCGGGCAACGACTACTGGTACATGGCGACGAACATCGCCCGCGAACCGTTCGACAACCGTGACGTGCGCCGGGCGATCGCCTTCGCCCTGAGCCCGGCGGACGTCGCCCAGGCGGCGAAGTTCGACGCTGCGACGCCCAACGAGACCGCGATCCCGGAGACCAGCTTCTGGTACTTCGACCACGCCCCGTACGGACGGGACGTCGAGCAGGCCCAGCAGTTGCTCGACGACGCGGGCGTGGGTGACGGGTTCACGATGGACGTCATGGTCACCAACGAGTTCCCGGAGACCATCGACGCCGCCGAGGCGATCTCCACCCAGCTGGCCGACGTCGGGATCGAGGTCGAGATCCGGACGCTCGACTTCTCGACGTGGCTCGACGAGCAGGGGCAGGGCAACTTCGACAGCTTCATGCTGGGCTGGCTCGGCAACATCGACCCGGACGACTTCTACTACGCCCAGCACCACTCCGAAGGCGGGTTCAACTTCCACGGCTACAGCAACCCCGACGTCGACGAGCTGCTCGACCAGGGCCGTCGCGAGACCGACCGGGACGCGCGCAAGCAGATCTACGACCAGGCCGCGGAGCTGATCGTCGACGATGCCTCCTACATCTACTTCTACAACCCCGACATCATCAACGCGTGGGTGCCGCGCGTCTCGGGGTACGAGACCCGCGCGGACAACGCGGTGAGGTTCGTCGAGACGTCGCTGGGCTGAGGCCGTGAGCGGGTACGTCGTCCGCAGGGTGCTCCAGGCCCTGCTGGCGCTGCTCGGCGTCTCGATCATCGTCTTCGCGCTGCTCCACCTGGTCCCCGGCGACCCGGTTCGTACCGCACTGGGGACCCGCTTCGACCAGCAGACCTACGAGGCGCTGCGCGAACGTGCCGGGCTGAACCAGCCGCTGGTCGTGCAGTACCTCCATTGGCTCGGCGGGGTGCTGACCGGGGACTTCGGGGTGAGCTTCCGGACCGGCCAGAGCGTGGCGAGCGCGATCGCGGACCGGCTGCCGGCCACGGCGACGCTGGCGGTCGCCTCGCTCGTGGTGGCGCTGGTGATCGCGATCCCCGCCGGCATCGTCTCCGCGGTCCGTCAGGGCAGGCCGATCGACTACGTCGCGACGTCCCTGAGCCAGATCGGCGTCTCGATCCCGGATTTCTGGTACGGGATCCTGATGATCCTCGTCTTCGCGGCCACGCTCGGCCTGCTGCCGCCCTCCGGGTACGAGTCGCTGCTGGACGACCCGGTGGAGTGGCTGCGGCGGCTGGTCATGCCGGCGATCACGGCCGGCGTGGTGACCGGTGCGATCCTCACGCGGTTCACGCGTTCATCCGTTCTCGAGGCGATGAACGCCGACCACGTCCGGCTGGCGCGTGCCAAGGGCCTTCCTGAGCGCACCATCCTGCGCGAGCACGTCCTGCGCAATGCCTGGATCCCGATCGTCACGGTTACCGGGCTGCAGCTCGCCACGCTGCTGGGCGGGGTCGTGGTCGTCGAGGTCGTGTTCGCATGGCCGGGCCTGGGCAGGCTCGCTCTGGACGCGGTCGAGAGTCGTGACTACCCGATGATGCAGGGGGCCGTGCTGGTCATCGCCGCCGGGTTCCTGCTGATCAACCTGCTGGTCGACCTGCTCTACGCCAGGCTCGACCCCCGGATCACCTACGGATGAGCGCCACCCCGGTGGACGCCGAGGCCGGTGAGGGCCGGCCCCTCGTCGGCCGGCGCCAGCCGCCGTGGCGCCGCACGACATCGGCCCTGGCGTCCAACCGGCTGGCGCTCGGCGGGTTCGTGGTCCTGGCGCTGCTGCTGCTGGCCGCGCTGGTCGGGGACCAGCTCGCTCCGTTCGGCGCCAACGAGCAGGACCTGCAGGCACGGTTCGAGGCGCCGAGCAACGACCACTGGTTCGGCACCGACGACAAGGGCCGCGATGTCTTCAGCCGCGTGCTGATCGGGGCGTCCACCTCGCTGAGGGTCGGCGCCGTCGCCGTAGGGATCTCGCTGGTCCTCGGGACGCTGATCGGCCTGGTGTCCGGGTATCGGGGCGGCTGGCTGGACAGCGTGCTGATGCGCACGATGGACGTGCTGTTCTCCTTCCCGGTGGTGTTGCTCGCGATCGCGATCGTCGCGGTCCTGGGGCCCAGCCTGACCAACGCGATGATCGCCATCGGGATCGTGTTCACCCCGATCTTCGCGCGCGTCGTTCGCGGGTCGGTCCTGTCCGTCCGCGAGGAGGTCTTCGTCCGGGCCGTGCGCTCGCTGGGAGCCAGCGACCTGCGCATCGTGTTCCGCCACATCCTGCCCAACGTCGCCGCGCCCATCATCGTGCAGACGTCGCTGTCGTTCGCGTTCGCCATCCTGACCGAGGCGGCGCTGTCGTTCCTCGGGGTCGGCGTCCAGCCACCCGAGCCGGCATGGGGCCTGATGCTCCAGGACGGTCGGGGCGTGATCGACCTGGCCTGGTGGATGGGGGTGTTCCCGGGGCTGGCGATCTTCGTCACCGTGATGGCCTTCAACGTCGTCGGGGACGGGCTGCGTGACGCCCTCGATCCCAAGCAGCGGTCGGTCATCGAGTCCCGCGGTCAGGAGGCCTGAGCCGTGTCCGACCCGGTCCTGTCCGTCCGCGATCTCCACGTCCGGTTCGGGACCAGGCGCGGAACGGCCCACGTCGTGCGGGGCGCGACCTACGACCTGCACGCCGGCGAGACGCTCGCGCTGG
The nucleotide sequence above comes from Actinomycetota bacterium. Encoded proteins:
- a CDS encoding ABC transporter substrate-binding protein, giving the protein MRLRATLALLAALALVATACGGDDDDDGGGQAEGGTLVAALGGEPDMLDPHATSSSFSFKVLENVYDTLVQPGDDLQMEPALAQDWTISDDLLTWTFTLHEGVTFHNGAEFTAQDVKASYDRIIDEELNNAFRFSAVDEVVVVDDQTLEIVLNRPAPNLLTSIGSFKGMAILDSDDIADGFDFDQQANGTGPFTLESFTSGDSIVLAANPDYWQEGLPRLDGVEFRFIPEESVKLTNLQSGDVDWIDTVPPERLEQLEGDDDVVVGRVAGNDYWYMATNIAREPFDNRDVRRAIAFALSPADVAQAAKFDAATPNETAIPETSFWYFDHAPYGRDVEQAQQLLDDAGVGDGFTMDVMVTNEFPETIDAAEAISTQLADVGIEVEIRTLDFSTWLDEQGQGNFDSFMLGWLGNIDPDDFYYAQHHSEGGFNFHGYSNPDVDELLDQGRRETDRDARKQIYDQAAELIVDDASYIYFYNPDIINAWVPRVSGYETRADNAVRFVETSLG
- a CDS encoding ABC transporter permease gives rise to the protein MSGYVVRRVLQALLALLGVSIIVFALLHLVPGDPVRTALGTRFDQQTYEALRERAGLNQPLVVQYLHWLGGVLTGDFGVSFRTGQSVASAIADRLPATATLAVASLVVALVIAIPAGIVSAVRQGRPIDYVATSLSQIGVSIPDFWYGILMILVFAATLGLLPPSGYESLLDDPVEWLRRLVMPAITAGVVTGAILTRFTRSSVLEAMNADHVRLARAKGLPERTILREHVLRNAWIPIVTVTGLQLATLLGGVVVVEVVFAWPGLGRLALDAVESRDYPMMQGAVLVIAAGFLLINLLVDLLYARLDPRITYG
- a CDS encoding ABC transporter permease — translated: MSATPVDAEAGEGRPLVGRRQPPWRRTTSALASNRLALGGFVVLALLLLAALVGDQLAPFGANEQDLQARFEAPSNDHWFGTDDKGRDVFSRVLIGASTSLRVGAVAVGISLVLGTLIGLVSGYRGGWLDSVLMRTMDVLFSFPVVLLAIAIVAVLGPSLTNAMIAIGIVFTPIFARVVRGSVLSVREEVFVRAVRSLGASDLRIVFRHILPNVAAPIIVQTSLSFAFAILTEAALSFLGVGVQPPEPAWGLMLQDGRGVIDLAWWMGVFPGLAIFVTVMAFNVVGDGLRDALDPKQRSVIESRGQEA